The Streptomyces collinus DNA segment AGCACCGGGAGGCCGGAGCCGTGGGGGTGCGGCCGCCCTGTCCTGATATCTGAACAGGGCGCTTGTCAGTTGTGTGGGAGGCGTGAAAAGCTCTTGCACTGCCGCGAGGTTCCCCCCAACTCCAATGCCGATGTGGTGAGTTGACCTCGCCTGTGGATGCAGGAGACTCATGCCCGACCTGCCTACCCCTCAGGACGCCTCCGAGGCCGCGCTGTTCTCCGAGTGCTGGGACGCGGTCCTCGCGTACGCGGATCTGTGCACGTCCGGTTCCACGGCCGCCGCCCAGCTGGGCCGTGAGGCGTTCGCACACGGCATCCGCGAGGCCCGCGCCGCCGACACCGGCCCGGTCCGCGGCACCGGCCGCCGCCCGGCCCGGCTGCCCCGCATACCCCTGCTGCTGACCTCCGTACGCACCACCGCCGCGGCCTGGGAGGAGGAGGGGCAGGGCCACAAGCTCGACCCCGACCTGCGCCTGTGGCTCAACTCGGACAAGGCCGCCCGCTACACCGGCCCGCCCCTGCAGCGCCCGCTCGCGCTGCGCGGTCTGCGCGACCTCCAGCAGGCGGACGCCGAACTGCTGTGGTTCACCGAGGTGGAGGCGCTGCCGCTGCCCCTGGTCGCCGGCCGCCTGGGCCTCGACCCGGCCGGCGCCGCCGAGGAACTCCAGCAGGTGCGCACCCTGTTCCGGGACCGCTGCCACCGCAACCACCTCGACACGCCGATGGACGCCCGGTGCCGCAGCTACGCCCGGCTGCTGGACGCCGTCACCCGCTCCTCCGCCGCCGAGACCCCCGGCGACCTCTCCCGGCACCTGGCCACCTGCGTGCAGTGCGCCGAGGCCGCCGCCTGCCTGCGCCTGCACGGCGGAGCCCTGCCCCAGGCGCTGGCCGGCGGCGTGATCGGCTGGGGCGGCCTCGCCTACCTGGAGCGCCGCCGCCGGGCCGCCGAGGTGCGGCTCGGCGCCGGCCGCCCCGGCTCCGCGGACAAGGCGGCCGGAGCGCCCGAGGACGGGGAGCAGAAGGCGCGCGTCGCCCGCAACAGCCTCCTCGTCGCCGCGGTCCTGGTCTCCGTGCTGGCCCTCGGCGTCTCGCTGATGCCCTTCGGCTCCGGAGGCGACGACCTCGGCGCGCCCGGTGGCGCCGACCGCCAGCCGGTGGCCGACCCCGCGCCGCCGCTGCCGTCCGCCCCGTCCCTGCCGCCCGCGACCTCGAAGCCGGCCGAGCGGACCACCCAGGGCACGAAGAAGCCGGAGAAGTCCGGCAAGCCGGAGGGAAAGAACCGCCACACCGAACCGCAGGGCACCTCCTCGCCCACCGCCCGGACCGAACCCGGCGAGAGCGCGGACCCCGTCTGCCGGGTCGAGTACGACCTGGTCAACCAGTGGCCCGACGGTTTCCAGGCCACCGTCACCGTCACCAGCGCCGAGTCCCTCGACTCCTGGCGCGTCGCCTGGTCCTTCCGGGACGGCCAGCGGGTCGGCCAGATCTGGGACGCATCCGTCTCCCAGGACGGCTCCCGCGTCACCGCCACCGCCGCCGACTACAACAAGTCGGTCCCCGCGGGCGGCGACCTGGCCTTCGGCTTCATCTCCTCCTGGCGGGGCAAGAACTCACCGCCGTACGACTTCGAGCTGAACGGCCACGCCTGCTCGAAGAGCGGCTGACACCTCGCGTCAGACGGCGAGCGGCACCTGCTCGCCCTCTTCCGCGCCCTGGTACCGGTCCCAGATCTGGTTCAGCTCATGCTGGTAGTAGAGCGGGAACAACACGACCACGATGAAGAGGATGAGGCCGATCCAGGGATTGCAGCTCCGCTGTATCCCGGCCGACTGCTGCATCCGGGCGATCCGCACACCGGTGTTGTAGACCGACACGAAGGGCGGCACGAGCACCAGCCAGCCGACGGTGACGGCCAGCACGGCCAGTGCCGGATTGACCTCGATCCGCGAATCGAATTCCCGGGCCTCGCGGTTCACTTTGTAGTACCAGACCAAGTGGTAGATGCCCAGAGTGATCAGCGGCCAGACCAGCCACACGAGAATGATGTTGCGGGTTTTGCCTGCGCGACCTGACATGCTGCACCTCCCGTCATTCCAGTGCACCACGTCCGGCCA contains these protein-coding regions:
- a CDS encoding DUF4234 domain-containing protein; translated protein: MSGRAGKTRNIILVWLVWPLITLGIYHLVWYYKVNREAREFDSRIEVNPALAVLAVTVGWLVLVPPFVSVYNTGVRIARMQQSAGIQRSCNPWIGLILFIVVVLFPLYYQHELNQIWDRYQGAEEGEQVPLAV
- a CDS encoding cellulose-binding domain-containing protein codes for the protein MPDLPTPQDASEAALFSECWDAVLAYADLCTSGSTAAAQLGREAFAHGIREARAADTGPVRGTGRRPARLPRIPLLLTSVRTTAAAWEEEGQGHKLDPDLRLWLNSDKAARYTGPPLQRPLALRGLRDLQQADAELLWFTEVEALPLPLVAGRLGLDPAGAAEELQQVRTLFRDRCHRNHLDTPMDARCRSYARLLDAVTRSSAAETPGDLSRHLATCVQCAEAAACLRLHGGALPQALAGGVIGWGGLAYLERRRRAAEVRLGAGRPGSADKAAGAPEDGEQKARVARNSLLVAAVLVSVLALGVSLMPFGSGGDDLGAPGGADRQPVADPAPPLPSAPSLPPATSKPAERTTQGTKKPEKSGKPEGKNRHTEPQGTSSPTARTEPGESADPVCRVEYDLVNQWPDGFQATVTVTSAESLDSWRVAWSFRDGQRVGQIWDASVSQDGSRVTATAADYNKSVPAGGDLAFGFISSWRGKNSPPYDFELNGHACSKSG